One Panicum virgatum strain AP13 chromosome 3N, P.virgatum_v5, whole genome shotgun sequence DNA segment encodes these proteins:
- the LOC120665193 gene encoding GDSL esterase/lipase At2g40250-like, producing MARALAAVAFLLGALLAGSPPASAAAAAGKHDIPAVFAFGDSTLDPGNNNGMPTLVRADHAPYGRDFPGGVATGRFSDGKLITDYIVESLGIKDLLPAHHDPAVTVEEQATGVSFASGGSGLDDLTAQTALVSTFGSQISDFQDLLRRIGSPRANEIANKSLYVISAGTNDVTVNYFILQVRTGSFPTFGQYSDYLIGRLQGYIQTLYNLGARNFMVAGLPPVGCLPVTKTLNSGAGECIAEQNAAAEHYNAALQQALAKLEAASPGATLAYVDVYTPLMDMVTHPQKYGLTQTEQGCCGNGLPAMGVLCTTVLPQCLSPAQYMFFDSVHPTQTTYKALADHVVQSHIPKFVK from the exons ATGGCGCGAGCCTTAGCCGCCGTCGCGTTCCTCCTCGGCGCGCTCCTCGCCGGCTCGCCTCCGgcctcggcggccgccgccgccggcaagcaCGACATCCCGGCCGTGTTCGCGTTCGGGGACTCCACGCTGGACCCGGGCAACAACAACGGCATGCCCACGCTGGTGCGCGCGGACCACGCGCCCTACGGCCGCGACTTCCCGGGCGGCGTGGCCACGGGCCGGTTCTCGGACGGCAAGCTCATCACCGACTACATCGTGGAGTCGCTCGGCATCAAGGACCTCCTCCCGGCGCACCACGACCCCGCCGTCACCGTCGAGGAGCAGGCCACGGGGGTCAGCTTCGCGTCGGGCGGGTCCGGCCTCGACGACCTGACCGCGCAGACCGCCTTGGTGTCCACGTTCGGCTCCCAGATCAGCGACTTCCAGGACCTCCTCCGCAGGATCGGCTCGCCCAGGGCCAACGAAATCGCCAACAAGTCGCTCTACGTTATCTCCGCCGGCACCAACGACGTCACCGTGAACTACTTCATCCTGCAGGTCCGGACCGGGAGCTTCCCCACCTTCGGTCAGTACAGCGACTACCTCATCGGCAGGCTCCAGGGTTACATTCAG ACCTTGTACAACCTGGGAGCCCGGAACTTCATGGTGGCCGGGCTGCCGCCGGTGGGTTGCCTCCCGGTGACCAAGACCCTCAATTCGGGCGCCGGAGAATGCATCGCCGAGCagaacgcggcggcggagcattACAACGCGGCGCTGCAGCAGGCGCTGGCCAAGCTGGAGGCCGCCTCCCCCGGCGCGACGCTGGCGTACGTGGACGTGTACACCCCGCTCATGGACATGGTGACGCACCCCCAGAAATACG GTTTGACGCAGACGGAGCAGGGCTGCTGCGGGAACGGGCTGCCGGCGATGGGGGTGCTGTGCACCACCGTGCTGCCGCAGTGCCTGTCGCCGGCGCAGTACATGTTCTTCGACTCGGTGCACCCGACGCAGACCACCTACAAGGCGCTCGCCGACCACGTCGTCCAGTCTCATATCCCCA